Proteins found in one Brachypodium distachyon strain Bd21 chromosome 5, Brachypodium_distachyon_v3.0, whole genome shotgun sequence genomic segment:
- the LOC104581254 gene encoding 60S acidic ribosomal protein P2A, protein MKFIAAYLLAYLSGNSSPSAEDLTTILESVGCEIDNEKMELMLSQVKGKDIAELLAAGREKFASVPSGGGGVAVAAAAPASGGGGAAPAAEKKEEKVVEKEESDDDMGFSLFD, encoded by the exons ATGAAGTTCATCGCTGCCTATCTGCTTGCTTACCTGTCTGGCAACTCCAGCCCCTCCGCAGAGGACTTGACAACCATTCTGGAGTCAG TTGGTTGTGAAATCGACAATGAAAAGATGGAACTCATGCTGTCCCAAGTGAAGGGCAAGGACATCGCTGAGCTCTTGGCTGCTGGCAGGGAGAAGTTTGCTTCAGTTCCgtctggtggtggtggtgtagcTGTGGCAGCTGCGGCTCCTGCcagtggtggtggcggcgctgctccggcggctgagaagaaagaggagaaggtcgtggagaaggaagagagTGATGAT GACATGGGCTTCAGTCTGTTCGACTAA
- the LOC100833754 gene encoding 60S acidic ribosomal protein P2A yields MKFIAAYLLAYLSGNSSPSAEDLTTILESVGCEIDNEKMELMLSQVKGKDIAELLAAGREKFASVPSGGGGVAVAAAAPASGGGGAAPAAEKKEEKVVEKEESDDDMGFSLFD; encoded by the exons ATGAAGTTCATCGCTGCCTATCTGCTTGCTTACCTGTCTGGCAACTCCAGCCCCTCCGCAGAGGACTTGACAACCATTCTGGAGTCAG TTGGTTGTGAAATCGACAATGAAAAGATGGAACTCATGCTGTCCCAAGTGAAGGGCAAGGACATCGCTGAGCTCTTGGCTGCTGGCAGGGAGAAGTTTGCTTCAGTTCCgtctggtggtggtggtgtagctgtggcagcagctgctcctgccagtggtggtggcggcgctgctccggcggctgagaagaaagaggagaaggtcgtggagaaggaagagagcGATGAT GACATGGGCTTCAGTCTCTTCGACTAA
- the LOC100833451 gene encoding uncharacterized protein LOC100833451 isoform X2, with translation MDVDKQETMEETILVGDDLMRGPPCPVIPKEIASHVLEGVELCDGILKNLFLCLQINDIEPFCQDEIVLYQQCAEKRDKEIRERLQDSEYKLGFSMPLEEAKERVTQLQSEVTLLERRMILASGLQGMEGFRQRWSLHGQISDTRQRLEALNHGMAKRESPSSPGEGTAPAAKKRWFI, from the exons ATGGATG TTGATAAACAAGAAACGATGGAGGAGACCATACTCGTTGGTGATGATCTTATGAGGGGTCCGCCTTGCCCTGTCATACCAAAAGAAATTGCTTCGCATGTCCTGGAAGGTGTTGAGCTTTGCGATGGTATCCTCAAGAATCTTTTCCTAT GCTTGCAAATCAATGATATTGAGCCATTTTGCCAAGATGAAATTGTGCTATACCAACAATGTGCTGAAAAAAGG GACAAGGAAATAAGGGAGCGTCTGCAGGATAGTGAATATAAACTGGGTTTCTCAATGCCCCTTGAAGAAGCAAAGGAAAGAGTCACTCAACTCCAGTCAGAGGTCACACTGCTTGAAAG GCGCATGATTCTTGCCAGTGGACTTCAAGGTATGGAAGGATTTCGCCAAAGATGGAGCTTGCATGGACAGATTAGTGACACAAG gCAAAGGTTGGAGGCGCTGAACCATGGGATGGCAAAAAGAGAAAGCCCAAGTTCTCCAGGGGAAGGCACAGCACCTGCAGCTAAGAAGAGGTGGTTCATTTGA
- the LOC100833451 gene encoding uncharacterized protein LOC100833451 isoform X1 produces the protein MDVDKQETMEETILVGDDLMRGPPCPVIPKEIASHVLEGVELCDGILKNLFLCLQINDIEPFCQDEIVLYQQCAEKRDKEIRERLQDSEYKLGFSMPLEEAKERVTQLQSEVTLLERRMILASGLQGMEGFRQRWSLHGQISDTSSLDGCGRPPFHEVLSGNRRSKYKQQHIRGRGLISVVLPPIHNNFVLNPRHLLWIGGNSSCCLVMYWAFVQT, from the exons ATGGATG TTGATAAACAAGAAACGATGGAGGAGACCATACTCGTTGGTGATGATCTTATGAGGGGTCCGCCTTGCCCTGTCATACCAAAAGAAATTGCTTCGCATGTCCTGGAAGGTGTTGAGCTTTGCGATGGTATCCTCAAGAATCTTTTCCTAT GCTTGCAAATCAATGATATTGAGCCATTTTGCCAAGATGAAATTGTGCTATACCAACAATGTGCTGAAAAAAGG GACAAGGAAATAAGGGAGCGTCTGCAGGATAGTGAATATAAACTGGGTTTCTCAATGCCCCTTGAAGAAGCAAAGGAAAGAGTCACTCAACTCCAGTCAGAGGTCACACTGCTTGAAAG GCGCATGATTCTTGCCAGTGGACTTCAAGGTATGGAAGGATTTCGCCAAAGATGGAGCTTGCATGGACAGATTAGTGACACAAG CTCTTTGGACGGCTGCGGCAGACCACCATTCCATGAAGTTCTCTCTGGCAACAGGAGGTCTAAATATAAGCAACAACACATAAGGGGGAGAGGTTTAATTtctgttgtactccctccgatccataataactttgtactaaatccaagacacttattatggatcggaggtaaTAGTTCTTGCTGTTTGGTTATGTATTGGGCATTTGTGCAAACTTAG